Proteins encoded by one window of Haliotis asinina isolate JCU_RB_2024 chromosome 6, JCU_Hal_asi_v2, whole genome shotgun sequence:
- the LOC137286928 gene encoding rab-like protein 3 isoform X2 has translation MAAIDKVKVVVVGDSGVGKTSLVHLICHNEPQSNPAATIGCSVEVKLHEYRAGLPNEKTYFIELWDIGGSASHQNSRSIFYNSVNGIILVHDLTNRKSHQNIRKWLSEVLNRDSTQKGNGYEFDPELFAGNQIPILVVGSKADLAQSLREDTRTYDKYSSIAEECGADELNLDCMQVKYLAPGTTNAVKLTKFFDRTIERRAGNQGHVSPNQDRRRFWKNSHVD, from the exons GTGTGGGTAAAACGTCACTTGTCCATCTCATCTGTCACAATGAACCACAATCAAATCCCGCTGCGACAATTGGCTGCTCAGTTGAAGTGAAG CTTCATGAATACAGAGCAGGACTTCCCAACGAGAAGACATACTTTATTGAATTATGGGACATCGGGGGCTCAGCTAGTCACCAGAACAGCCGCTCAATCTTCTATAACTCAGTAAATG GTATTATTCTTGTCCATGACTTGACAAACAGGAAGTCCCATCAGAATATCAGAAAGTGGTTATCTGAGGTCCTCAACCGAGACTCAACACAGAAAGGCAATGG ataTGAATTTGACCCTGAGCTGTTTGCCGGGAACCAGATCCCAATCCTGGTGGTGGGCAGCAAGGCCGACCTTGCACAAAGTCTCCGAGAGGACACACGCACCTATGACAAATATTCATCTATAGCTGAGGAATGCGGAGCTGATGAGCTGAACCTG gATTGTATGCAAGTAAAGTATTTAGCCCCAGGCACAACAAATGCAGTGAAGCTGACCAAATTTTTTGATAGG ACAATCGAGCGGCGTGCCGGCAATCAG GGCCATGTAAGTCCAAATCAGGATAGGAGACGGTTCTGGAAAAATTCCCATGTGGACTGA
- the LOC137286928 gene encoding rab-like protein 3 isoform X3, with product MAAIDKVKVVVVGDSGVGKTSLVHLICHNEPQSNPAATIGCSVEVKLHEYRAGLPNEKTYFIELWDIGGSASHQNSRSIFYNSVNGIILVHDLTNRKSHQNIRKWLSEVLNRDSTQKGNGYEFDPELFAGNQIPILVVGSKADLAQSLREDTRTYDKYSSIAEECGADELNLDCMQVKYLAPGTTNAVKLTKFFDRTIERRAGNQEVGEEDLEVIT from the exons GTGTGGGTAAAACGTCACTTGTCCATCTCATCTGTCACAATGAACCACAATCAAATCCCGCTGCGACAATTGGCTGCTCAGTTGAAGTGAAG CTTCATGAATACAGAGCAGGACTTCCCAACGAGAAGACATACTTTATTGAATTATGGGACATCGGGGGCTCAGCTAGTCACCAGAACAGCCGCTCAATCTTCTATAACTCAGTAAATG GTATTATTCTTGTCCATGACTTGACAAACAGGAAGTCCCATCAGAATATCAGAAAGTGGTTATCTGAGGTCCTCAACCGAGACTCAACACAGAAAGGCAATGG ataTGAATTTGACCCTGAGCTGTTTGCCGGGAACCAGATCCCAATCCTGGTGGTGGGCAGCAAGGCCGACCTTGCACAAAGTCTCCGAGAGGACACACGCACCTATGACAAATATTCATCTATAGCTGAGGAATGCGGAGCTGATGAGCTGAACCTG gATTGTATGCAAGTAAAGTATTTAGCCCCAGGCACAACAAATGCAGTGAAGCTGACCAAATTTTTTGATAGG ACAATCGAGCGGCGTGCCGGCAATCAG GAGGTGGGCGAGGAGGACCTCGAGGTAATTACCTGA
- the LOC137286928 gene encoding rab-like protein 3 isoform X1: MAAIDKVKVVVVGDSGVGKTSLVHLICHNEPQSNPAATIGCSVEVKLHEYRAGLPNEKTYFIELWDIGGSASHQNSRSIFYNSVNGIILVHDLTNRKSHQNIRKWLSEVLNRDSTQKGNGYEFDPELFAGNQIPILVVGSKADLAQSLREDTRTYDKYSSIAEECGADELNLDCMQVKYLAPGTTNAVKLTKFFDRTIERRAGNQEVGEEDLEGHVSPNQDRRRFWKNSHVD; this comes from the exons GTGTGGGTAAAACGTCACTTGTCCATCTCATCTGTCACAATGAACCACAATCAAATCCCGCTGCGACAATTGGCTGCTCAGTTGAAGTGAAG CTTCATGAATACAGAGCAGGACTTCCCAACGAGAAGACATACTTTATTGAATTATGGGACATCGGGGGCTCAGCTAGTCACCAGAACAGCCGCTCAATCTTCTATAACTCAGTAAATG GTATTATTCTTGTCCATGACTTGACAAACAGGAAGTCCCATCAGAATATCAGAAAGTGGTTATCTGAGGTCCTCAACCGAGACTCAACACAGAAAGGCAATGG ataTGAATTTGACCCTGAGCTGTTTGCCGGGAACCAGATCCCAATCCTGGTGGTGGGCAGCAAGGCCGACCTTGCACAAAGTCTCCGAGAGGACACACGCACCTATGACAAATATTCATCTATAGCTGAGGAATGCGGAGCTGATGAGCTGAACCTG gATTGTATGCAAGTAAAGTATTTAGCCCCAGGCACAACAAATGCAGTGAAGCTGACCAAATTTTTTGATAGG ACAATCGAGCGGCGTGCCGGCAATCAG GAGGTGGGCGAGGAGGACCTCGAG GGCCATGTAAGTCCAAATCAGGATAGGAGACGGTTCTGGAAAAATTCCCATGTGGACTGA
- the LOC137287564 gene encoding baculoviral IAP repeat-containing protein 7-B-like translates to MDDNGYDIGPQDEEYQNGLEMDLTTDNPPDVGFQSPFDVSHENNISSMPPEYTQHRVYGTNHMVWRRIVEEPIDMTPPEQNPLNRADVCSEPVDIVTNPLHVEGNRLKTFEGKWPAHPPVTPKALARDGFYYVGPGDRVKCVFCMGVLKLWEKGDVVSEEHKKHYPHCVVHRARAACHQTAPSSHQVAQADSLGIVRNNPKHPQYAVESTRLRTFKDWPSQMKQKPEDLAKAGMYYLGKGDRAKCFSCGGVLSNWDPTDDPMAEHERWFPDCPFVKLVKGDNSSGPKNGTAVTDADQFVKNAPVQALIDHGYKLEDISKAIEDLHMDGVGQDSIPSAVAILEKIEERSQTQTRMMTENGHSQTNDDVQALLNENRELKEQRLCKVCLEKEISVIFLPCGHLTCCSQCATSLSECPICRTKINGSAKAYWL, encoded by the exons ATGGATGACAATGGGTATGACATCGGACCACAGGATGAAGAATATCAAAATGGATTGGAAATGGACTTGACAACAGATAATCCTCCTGATGTAGGTTTCCAGAGTCCGTTCGACGTCAGTCATGAGAACAACATTTCCTCGATGCCCCCTGAATACACCCAACATCGAGTGTATGGAACCAACCATATGGTGTGGCGCAGGATAGTCGAGGAGCCCATTGACATGACGCCCCCAGAGCAGAACCCTCTCAACAGAGCTGATGTTTGTTCGGAACCTGTAGACATTGTCACAAATCCTTTGCATGTTGAAGGTAATCGGTTAAAAACATTTGAAGGTAAATGGCCGGCACACCCTCCTGTCACCCCCAAGGCTTTGGCCCGGGATGGGTTTTATTATGTAGGCCCTGGGGACAGAGTGAAGTGTGTTTTTTGTATGGGAGTACTGAAGCTATGGGAGAAGGGAGATGTTGTTTCGGAAGAGCACAAGAAACACTATCCCCACTGTGTGGTACACAGGGCTCGAGCAGCTTGTCACCAGACAGCACCCAGCAGCCATCAGGTAGCGCAGGCAGACAGCCTGGGCATTGTGAGAAATAACCCCAAACATCCTCAATATGCAGTGGAGTCAACACGCCTGAGAACATTCAAAGACTGGCCCAGTCAAATGAAACAGAAGCCCGAGGACTTGGCAAAGGCTGGGATGTATTATTTGG GGAAGGGGGACAGAGCAAAGTGTTTTTCCTGTGGCGGTGTCCTCAGCAACTGGGACCCAACTGATGATCCCATGGCAGAACATGAAAGGTGGTTTCCCGACTGTCCCTTTGTCAAACTTgtcaagggagacaattcaTCAGGCCCCAAG AATGGCACTGCTGTAACTGATGCAG ATCAATTTGTGAAGAATGCACCAGTCCAGGCGTTGATCGACCATGGTTACAAGCTAGAGGACATCAGTAAAGCCATTGAGGATCTGCATATGGATGGAG TTGGTCAAGATTCAATACCATCGGCTGTAGCCATATTAGAAAAGATAGAGGAGAGGTCCCAAACACAGACCAGGATGATGACTGAAAATGGACACTCACAAACTAATGACG ATGTACAAGCGCTGCTGAATGAGAACCGGGAGCTGAAGGAGCAGCGTCTGTGTAAGGTATGTCTGGAGAAGGAGATCAGCGTCATCTTCCTGCCCTGTGGCCACCTCACCTGCTGCAGCCAGTGTGCTACATCACTGTCAGAGTGCCCCATATGTCGCACCAAGATCAATGGGTCTGCCAAAGCTTATTGGCTGTGA